Proteins co-encoded in one Pirellulales bacterium genomic window:
- a CDS encoding ABC transporter permease, whose amino-acid sequence MTFGLRTWSLGVKSLLLHPLRSLLTVLGIFIGVASVIWLLAIGEGISKKAQEQIESLGADNIIVRSVKPPNESLPDSRGPIPYGLKREDFERLMTIKTIDRGLKIRELRRQFRHNDRLVDGRLVGCTPEYAQVTHLEVDRGHFITDAEMEQKEKTCALSAEVAERLFPYENPIGESIRIEEDYYVVVGVMKPRESTAGIGGSLAAQDFTDDVYIPISTLWTRIGDIVVTRRSGSFEGEILELSQVTLRVDKVDNVLATADVVRNIISAKHRIADYAITVPLDLLEQAKTTRLMFIVFMGLIAAISLIVGGIGIMNIMLATVTERTREIGIRRALGAKRADITRQFLVETIVLSIVGGLTGVAGGLTCGAVTEAARSGMEYFFPQVMENLPEVVHTIAPQIVPWSIPVAFGISVAVGVIFGLYPATRAAAMDPIEALRHE is encoded by the coding sequence ATGACCTTCGGACTTCGTACCTGGTCGCTGGGCGTCAAAAGTCTGCTTTTGCACCCGTTGCGCTCCCTCTTGACCGTGCTGGGCATCTTCATCGGCGTGGCCAGCGTGATCTGGCTCTTGGCCATCGGCGAAGGGATCAGCAAAAAAGCCCAAGAGCAGATCGAGAGCCTGGGCGCCGACAATATCATCGTTCGTTCGGTAAAGCCCCCCAATGAATCGCTCCCCGACAGCCGCGGGCCGATTCCCTATGGCCTGAAGCGCGAAGATTTCGAGCGCCTCATGACCATCAAGACCATCGATCGCGGGTTGAAAATCCGCGAGCTGCGCCGGCAGTTTCGCCATAACGACCGGCTGGTCGACGGGCGGCTCGTCGGCTGCACGCCTGAGTACGCCCAGGTCACGCACCTGGAAGTCGATCGCGGACACTTCATCACCGACGCCGAGATGGAGCAAAAGGAAAAGACGTGCGCGCTGTCGGCCGAGGTCGCCGAGCGCCTCTTCCCTTATGAGAATCCCATCGGCGAGAGCATCCGCATCGAGGAAGACTATTACGTCGTCGTGGGCGTCATGAAGCCGCGCGAATCGACCGCCGGCATCGGCGGGTCGCTGGCGGCCCAGGACTTTACCGATGACGTGTACATCCCGATCAGCACGCTGTGGACCCGCATCGGTGACATCGTGGTCACGCGGCGCAGCGGATCGTTCGAAGGCGAAATCCTCGAGCTCTCGCAAGTGACGCTGCGGGTCGACAAAGTCGATAACGTGCTGGCCACGGCCGACGTGGTGCGGAACATCATCTCCGCGAAACACCGCATTGCCGATTACGCGATCACGGTGCCGCTGGATCTGCTGGAGCAGGCCAAGACGACGCGCTTGATGTTCATCGTGTTCATGGGCTTGATCGCGGCCATTTCGCTCATCGTAGGCGGCATTGGGATCATGAACATCATGCTGGCCACGGTGACCGAGCGCACCCGCGAAATCGGCATTCGCCGGGCGCTCGGCGCCAAGCGAGCCGACATCACTCGGCAGTTCCTGGTGGAAACGATCGTGCTGTCGATCGTCGGTGGGCTTACCGGAGTGGCTGGGGGATTGACCTGCGGCGCCGTCACCGAGGCCGCCCGCTCTGGCATGGAGTATTTCTTTCCCCAAGTGATGGAAAACCTGCCCGAGGTCGTGCATACGATCGCGCCGCAGATCGTTCCGTGGTCGATTCCCGTGGCGTTCGGCATCTCGGTGGCGGTGGGTGTCATCTTCGGTCTGTACCCAGCCACGCGCGCCGCGGCGATGGATCCGATCGAAGCCTTGCGTCACGAGTAG
- the rpiB gene encoding ribose 5-phosphate isomerase B gives MKIAVGSDHRGFHVKENIVQLLKRLGHEVVDCGTRDATSVDYPDIACVVAKQVSAHEVERGILICGTGIGMCIAANKFPGVRAAPCHDDLSAEMSRRHNDLNLLCLSADMLGEKLIDRMVEIWLRTEFEGGRHARRVEKISQLESEHSAPN, from the coding sequence ATGAAAATTGCTGTTGGCAGCGACCACCGCGGATTCCATGTCAAAGAAAACATCGTGCAGCTGCTCAAGCGGCTGGGGCACGAAGTGGTCGATTGCGGCACGCGCGACGCCACAAGCGTCGACTATCCCGATATCGCCTGCGTCGTCGCCAAGCAAGTCAGCGCCCACGAAGTCGAACGTGGCATCCTGATCTGCGGCACAGGCATTGGCATGTGCATCGCGGCCAACAAGTTTCCCGGCGTACGGGCCGCCCCGTGCCACGATGATCTGTCGGCTGAGATGAGCCGGCGGCACAACGACCTGAATCTGCTCTGCCTGTCGGCCGACATGCTCGGCGAGAAACTGATCGACCGCATGGTCGAAATCTGGCTGCGGACCGAGTTCGAAGGGGGGCGCCACGCGCGGCGCGTCGAAAAAATCTCCCAGCTCGAATCCGAGCATTCGGCGCCGAACTAA
- a CDS encoding ABC transporter ATP-binding protein, producing the protein MNLAFRVEDLKKEYVLGGETVHALRGVTIEVPEGDYVAIMGPSGSGKSTLLNLLGCLDRPSGGKYFLGGDDVAKMSDNRLSEVRAQRIGFVFQSYNLIAQLTVVENIEVPLYYGGQLNSKTRARCKELAKMVGLGERLGHRPTQLSGGQQQRAAIARSLVNDPYFMLADEPTGNLDSVTSHEILDLLARLNQEEGKTIIMVTHEEDVAERAKRIIRLKDGLLQSDVRR; encoded by the coding sequence AACGGTCCACGCTCTACGCGGTGTGACCATCGAAGTGCCCGAAGGCGATTACGTCGCCATCATGGGCCCCTCCGGTTCCGGAAAGAGCACGCTGTTGAACCTGTTGGGCTGCCTCGACCGGCCCTCGGGCGGCAAGTACTTTCTCGGCGGTGATGACGTCGCCAAGATGTCGGACAATCGCCTCTCCGAGGTGCGCGCCCAGCGCATCGGCTTCGTCTTTCAATCGTACAACCTCATCGCCCAACTCACCGTGGTGGAGAATATCGAAGTTCCCCTCTATTACGGCGGCCAGTTGAATTCCAAAACGCGCGCCCGCTGCAAGGAACTGGCCAAAATGGTCGGCCTGGGTGAACGATTAGGGCATCGTCCCACGCAGCTCTCCGGCGGTCAGCAGCAGCGCGCGGCAATCGCCCGCAGCCTGGTTAATGATCCCTACTTCATGCTCGCCGACGAGCCAACGGGCAATCTCGATTCCGTCACCTCGCACGAGATTCTCGATTTGCTCGCGCGGCTGAATCAGGAAGAGGGCAAGACCATCATCATGGTCACGCACGAAGAGGACGTCGCCGAGCGGGCCAAGCGCATCATTCGACTGAAAGACGGCCTCTTGCAATCGGATGTGCGGCGATGA